A genomic segment from Acidobacteriota bacterium encodes:
- a CDS encoding D-alanine--D-alanine ligase family protein: protein MREKLKIGIIFGGKSVEHEVSIVSAKGVMAVIDREKFDVIPIGVTKEGRWLSPEDSIRLLNGERIDNDGLNLLVVGSNHFKGLIEIDDPSAADSGKRSDKDNRRHINRKNRTLIMDVVFPLIHGAYGEDGKLQGMLELAGIPYVGAGPLSSALGMDKDLMKKLFTLNGIPVAEHRVIYWHEWKNDKDTAAESSVAHLGIPLFVKPANTGSSVGIIKVKEKGKVMPAIENAFGYDNKVILERAIDAREIECSVLGNETPMASIPGEVIPCNEFYDYRAKYIDDRSELIIPASLSEEQVAIVQDLSIRAFRTLECSGMARVDLFLERGTGKFYVNELNTIPGFTPISMYPKLWEASGISYTELITRLIDLGLQRHRLTSRLKTSYSP from the coding sequence ATGAGGGAAAAATTGAAGATCGGGATAATCTTCGGGGGGAAGTCTGTTGAACACGAGGTTTCTATTGTTTCGGCGAAAGGAGTCATGGCTGTCATCGACAGAGAAAAGTTTGATGTCATTCCCATCGGCGTGACGAAAGAGGGAAGGTGGCTCTCTCCGGAAGATTCCATCAGGCTTCTGAATGGAGAAAGAATAGACAACGATGGACTTAATCTGCTGGTAGTGGGAAGTAATCATTTCAAGGGGTTGATCGAAATCGACGATCCGTCGGCGGCAGATTCAGGAAAACGAAGTGATAAAGATAACAGGAGACACATCAATAGAAAGAATAGGACATTAATCATGGACGTAGTTTTTCCTCTTATCCATGGGGCTTATGGAGAGGATGGAAAGCTGCAAGGAATGCTCGAACTTGCCGGTATCCCGTACGTTGGTGCCGGTCCTCTCTCATCGGCTCTCGGGATGGACAAAGACCTGATGAAGAAACTCTTCACCCTCAATGGAATTCCGGTTGCGGAACACAGAGTCATTTACTGGCATGAGTGGAAGAATGATAAAGATACGGCAGCAGAATCCTCTGTAGCGCATCTTGGGATACCGCTCTTCGTTAAGCCGGCCAATACCGGATCGAGCGTTGGGATTATAAAGGTGAAGGAAAAAGGGAAGGTCATGCCTGCTATCGAGAATGCGTTCGGCTATGACAACAAGGTGATCCTCGAAAGAGCGATCGATGCGAGGGAAATCGAGTGCAGTGTCCTCGGTAACGAAACCCCGATGGCTTCCATCCCCGGTGAGGTCATCCCATGCAACGAGTTCTACGATTACAGGGCTAAGTATATCGATGATCGATCAGAGTTAATCATCCCTGCCAGTCTAAGCGAGGAACAGGTCGCCATCGTTCAGGATCTGTCGATCAGAGCCTTCAGGACGCTTGAATGTTCCGGGATGGCACGAGTTGATCTGTTTCTCGAAAGGGGAACAGGAAAGTTCTATGTTAACGAGTTGAATACAATCCCCGGTTTCACTCCCATTAGCATGTATCCCAAGCTCTGGGAAGCCTCCGGTATCTCCTATACGGAACTAATCACTCGTCTCATAGACTTGGGTCTGCAGAGGCACCGCCTTACTTCAAGACTCAAGACTTCTTACTCTCCCTGA
- a CDS encoding HNH endonuclease has protein sequence MLDSNVLVLNRLYQAIHITSVKKAFTLLYKGDVKVVEPDYSTYDWENWCDIHVQADEEYVATPRYKLKIPRVILLIDFDKLPKQEVRFTRKNIYFRDRNQCQYCGKKFPTRELNLDHVIPISRGGKSRWDNVVCCCFKCNSRKENKLLSESNMSLIKQPTKPTWHPLIRLSLKEKRYECWRNFLDLAYWNVELDEWSED, from the coding sequence ATGCTTGATTCTAACGTACTGGTTCTCAACAGACTCTATCAGGCCATCCATATCACATCAGTCAAAAAAGCCTTCACTCTTCTTTACAAGGGAGATGTAAAGGTCGTCGAGCCGGATTATTCGACCTATGACTGGGAGAACTGGTGTGACATACACGTGCAGGCCGACGAGGAATACGTCGCGACTCCAAGATATAAACTGAAAATCCCACGCGTCATTCTTCTCATAGATTTCGACAAGCTGCCGAAACAGGAGGTCAGATTCACGAGAAAGAACATCTACTTCAGAGACAGAAACCAGTGTCAGTACTGCGGAAAGAAGTTCCCAACGCGGGAACTCAACCTGGACCATGTCATTCCAATCTCGCGCGGCGGGAAATCGAGATGGGACAACGTTGTTTGCTGCTGTTTCAAGTGCAATTCCAGGAAGGAAAACAAGCTCCTCTCCGAGTCCAACATGTCCCTTATCAAACAGCCCACCAAACCGACCTGGCATCCACTCATCAGATTATCCCTTAAAGAGAAAAGGTATGAGTGCTGGAGAAACTTTCTCGATCTTGCTTACTGGAACGTAGAGCTTGATGAGTGGTCCGAAGACTAG
- a CDS encoding sigma-54-dependent Fis family transcriptional regulator, which produces MDIKVRKIIEINRQLLQRNKLSDLLDFIIDSAMELTGSERGFLMLKGNDGKITIEIARRFEQEDLDQPEIEISRTIAMEVLNSGNPIITDNASMDKRFKMHHSVRRLTLKSILCIPLKEAEKTLGAIYLDNRIREGVFQNEEIQLLEAFGAQATLAIKNASLLELLETKSEAIQLLNRELAKKIDEQREEMEEVKEEIKRQQEELKKRFGYGKIIGKAEKMQNVYRILDKISSSTLPVMIFGESGTGKELVAKTIHYNSSRSGRSFVSENCASIPETLLESELFGYKRGAFTGADRDREGLFKLADGGTLFLDEIGDMSLTMQAKLLRVLQECEIRPIGGKEIVKVDFRIISATNKDLGKMIQNNLFRDDLYYRLNVIPINLPPLRERPEDILLLAEHFLDRIALEHGGRAKTLDSKARRILLDHDWPGNVRELENVLERAFVMSEGDVIAAESLGDSMNRRNILYNCDERFINAERSMIEKVLMATAGDKSKAALDIGWNRQKLYRRMKVLRIPLNYGKDMS; this is translated from the coding sequence ATGGATATCAAAGTCAGAAAGATCATTGAGATCAACAGACAACTCCTCCAGCGCAACAAGCTTTCCGATCTTCTAGATTTCATCATAGACAGCGCCATGGAGCTAACCGGTTCCGAGAGAGGCTTCCTCATGCTCAAGGGAAACGATGGAAAGATCACCATTGAGATCGCGAGAAGATTCGAGCAGGAAGATCTGGATCAGCCCGAGATAGAGATCAGCAGAACGATAGCCATGGAGGTCCTCAATTCGGGAAACCCGATCATCACCGATAATGCCTCAATGGACAAGAGATTCAAGATGCATCACTCAGTGAGAAGGCTGACCTTGAAATCGATCCTCTGTATCCCTCTCAAGGAAGCAGAAAAGACCCTCGGGGCCATCTATCTTGACAACCGGATTCGGGAAGGAGTCTTCCAGAATGAAGAAATTCAGCTTCTTGAGGCGTTTGGCGCCCAGGCCACCCTGGCCATCAAAAATGCCAGCCTCCTTGAGTTGCTTGAGACAAAGAGCGAAGCTATCCAGCTACTGAACCGCGAACTCGCGAAGAAGATCGATGAACAGAGGGAGGAGATGGAGGAAGTCAAGGAAGAGATCAAGCGGCAGCAGGAGGAATTGAAAAAGAGATTCGGTTACGGCAAGATCATTGGAAAAGCGGAAAAGATGCAAAACGTATATAGAATCCTCGATAAGATCTCCTCATCAACTCTTCCAGTCATGATATTCGGAGAAAGCGGAACTGGAAAGGAACTCGTCGCCAAGACCATTCATTACAACTCTTCCCGTAGCGGCCGTAGTTTCGTCTCGGAAAACTGTGCTTCTATCCCCGAGACCCTTCTCGAGAGCGAGCTGTTTGGTTACAAGCGCGGAGCATTTACCGGAGCTGACAGAGACAGGGAGGGTCTCTTCAAACTTGCCGATGGGGGAACTCTCTTTCTTGATGAGATCGGCGATATGAGCTTGACCATGCAGGCAAAGTTGCTCCGGGTCCTCCAGGAATGTGAGATCAGACCGATCGGTGGAAAGGAGATCGTTAAGGTCGATTTCCGGATCATCTCGGCGACGAACAAGGATCTCGGGAAGATGATACAGAACAACCTCTTTCGAGATGACCTCTATTACAGGCTGAACGTTATTCCTATCAACCTTCCCCCGCTCCGGGAAAGACCGGAAGACATTCTTCTCCTAGCCGAGCATTTCCTCGACAGGATAGCGCTGGAACATGGCGGCAGGGCAAAAACGCTCGATTCGAAGGCGCGAAGAATCCTCCTTGATCACGATTGGCCCGGGAATGTGAGGGAGCTTGAAAACGTCCTTGAACGGGCCTTCGTGATGTCGGAGGGAGATGTCATCGCGGCAGAATCTCTTGGAGACAGCATGAACAGAAGGAACATACTTTACAATTGCGACGAACGATTCATCAACGCGGAACGCTCCATGATAGAGAAGGTCCTCATGGCGACGGCAGGAGACAAGAGCAAAGCCGCTCTGGATATAGGATGGAACAGGCAGAAATTGTACAGAAGGATGAAGGTCCTCAGGATTCCGCTGAATTACGGCAAAGACATGTCATGA
- a CDS encoding rhomboid family intramembrane serine protease, whose protein sequence is MYYYRSRSGSTPYDYSGFFRRMPRVIRALLVINGLIFFLQLLFHILLRVSALDFLIDLLPAFFQEHLFLFGHKSLLTEFLFGLVPTFVIRHLWIWQPVTYMFLHGGFGHILFNMFTLWMFGSDMERYWGTSKFLKYYFITGVGAALLTVAFTPTSGNPTIGASGALYGILLAFGLTFPNRPIYIYFIIPVKAKHLVLFFALLEFYFSWTYTGDGIAHLAHFGGMLIGYLYIKRVWRVRAIFSELKWKLKRRKFKVMDDGKDFYH, encoded by the coding sequence ATGTACTATTACAGGTCGCGGAGTGGTTCCACTCCTTATGACTATTCTGGATTCTTCAGGCGGATGCCCCGGGTTATAAGGGCTCTCCTCGTGATCAATGGGCTTATTTTCTTCCTTCAGCTACTCTTCCATATCCTGCTTCGAGTCAGTGCTCTGGACTTTCTCATTGATCTTCTACCAGCATTTTTCCAAGAACATCTCTTCCTCTTCGGACACAAGTCTCTCCTGACGGAGTTTCTCTTCGGTCTGGTCCCAACGTTTGTCATCCGTCATCTCTGGATCTGGCAGCCCGTCACATACATGTTTCTCCATGGCGGCTTTGGACACATTCTCTTCAATATGTTCACTCTGTGGATGTTCGGCTCGGATATGGAGAGATACTGGGGAACTTCCAAGTTTCTCAAATACTACTTCATTACAGGAGTCGGGGCTGCCCTTCTCACCGTTGCCTTCACGCCGACTTCAGGAAATCCCACCATAGGAGCCTCCGGCGCCCTGTATGGAATCCTCCTTGCTTTTGGGTTGACCTTCCCCAACCGCCCCATTTACATTTATTTCATCATTCCCGTGAAAGCCAAACACCTCGTCCTGTTCTTTGCGTTGCTGGAATTTTACTTTTCATGGACCTACACGGGTGACGGTATCGCCCACCTCGCTCATTTTGGTGGGATGCTCATTGGCTATCTCTATATTAAGAGGGTATGGCGTGTTAGGGCTATCTTTTCAGAGTTGAAGTGGAAGCTCAAACGGAGAAAGTTCAAGGTGATGGACGATGGGAAAGATTTCTATCATTAG
- a CDS encoding tetratricopeptide repeat protein codes for MRKELRKEMLELCSNGAKAIKTGDFQKALKNYQEAKKIATTLKDQNAIHKCMANLSLVYVELGEYKKAEEGLREVIISSTDDRVIFGASYCLAISLRRQGKYAQALKYAAKALQKSIAMNDLDAEARVHNLLGNIHLFQSYIDEAISEYLKALEIRRASREDNKFSLAILKENIGYSLILKKDYPNGIRYIKEAMNLAKVIGDRRCLSECYQDLCYAYMLLRKLKDAEKTGDNALHLSLDHGYRDIEKNCYYLLGEINFLKGNPEKMEQYFQKLQEFYPHLPFLKEFLKEFDVSEFITLKQ; via the coding sequence ATGAGGAAAGAACTCAGAAAGGAAATGCTCGAATTATGCAGTAATGGAGCCAAGGCTATCAAGACCGGAGATTTTCAAAAGGCCCTTAAGAACTACCAAGAAGCCAAAAAGATTGCCACGACCCTGAAGGATCAGAATGCCATCCACAAATGCATGGCGAATCTCAGTCTGGTCTATGTGGAACTGGGCGAATACAAGAAAGCTGAAGAAGGTTTGAGAGAGGTCATAATCAGCAGCACCGATGACAGGGTCATCTTCGGCGCTTCTTACTGTCTTGCCATCAGTCTCAGGAGGCAGGGAAAGTACGCCCAGGCTCTAAAGTATGCTGCAAAAGCGCTGCAGAAAAGCATCGCCATGAATGATCTGGATGCAGAAGCCAGAGTGCATAACCTCCTGGGAAACATCCACCTCTTCCAGAGCTACATCGATGAAGCCATTTCGGAGTATCTGAAGGCACTCGAGATTAGAAGAGCATCCAGGGAAGACAATAAATTCTCACTTGCCATTTTGAAAGAGAACATCGGCTACAGTCTGATCCTGAAAAAGGATTACCCGAACGGAATCCGGTATATAAAAGAGGCCATGAACCTAGCAAAGGTTATCGGTGACCGGAGATGCCTCTCTGAATGCTATCAAGACCTCTGTTATGCTTACATGCTCCTGAGAAAGTTAAAAGATGCCGAGAAGACGGGGGACAATGCCTTGCATCTTTCCCTTGATCACGGATATAGAGATATAGAAAAGAACTGTTATTATCTTCTGGGAGAAATCAACTTTCTAAAGGGAAATCCCGAGAAAATGGAACAATACTTTCAAAAACTTCAGGAATTCTATCCTCATCTACCCTTCCTGAAAGAGTTCCTGAAGGAATTTGATGTGAGCGAATTTATCACTTTGAAGCAGTAA
- a CDS encoding helix-turn-helix transcriptional regulator, whose translation MTLKPKKRQEIFIGAKIRQLRKDRGMTQSELAQRIGVQQSDLCRMENGEYKVSLETLFNILLIFNMDIVEFFKDEKRSGLTMDECELLKRYRNLDEKSKLDVMSFIKFKEQQNKTELSHA comes from the coding sequence ATGACCTTGAAACCCAAAAAGAGGCAAGAGATTTTCATCGGAGCCAAGATCAGACAGCTCAGGAAAGACAGAGGCATGACTCAGTCTGAGCTTGCACAGAGGATCGGTGTTCAGCAGTCAGACCTCTGCAGAATGGAAAATGGCGAATACAAAGTTAGCCTGGAGACTCTCTTCAATATTCTCCTTATTTTTAACATGGACATCGTGGAATTCTTCAAGGATGAGAAGAGGTCCGGGCTGACGATGGACGAATGCGAACTTCTGAAGCGCTATCGCAACCTCGATGAAAAGTCTAAACTCGATGTCATGAGCTTCATTAAATTTAAAGAGCAACAGAACAAAACCGAACTCAGTCATGCTTAG
- a CDS encoding RNA polymerase sigma factor RpoD/SigA, with product MSSVSNNKNSTLSRYFSEIREYPLLSKEEEMVLARKIKVGGKKSLNELIESNLSFVVKVASEYRNLGLPFEDLLNEGNVGLIEAAHRYDHKKGTKFITYAIWWIRKSILKALSEHASLVRVPNYQMKKVKELKDTEKTLRKALGRKPKREEISEHLERSISKIDEILKLTLKEISLDEKIGKDKDTAISDYLVDSAFIDPEEDLIKRENNHLVKAALDFLSEQERIVVTNRFGLNGGKILTLKEIGEMMNISRERVRQIESQAKARLKKAFAKNRIIKSPPKDKFPAKIMESLSTPRK from the coding sequence ATGAGCTCCGTTTCTAACAATAAGAATTCTACTTTGTCCCGCTATTTTTCAGAGATCAGAGAATATCCGCTACTTTCCAAAGAAGAGGAAATGGTCCTCGCCAGAAAGATAAAAGTTGGAGGGAAGAAATCCCTAAATGAGCTTATCGAATCAAACCTGAGCTTCGTCGTCAAGGTGGCCAGCGAGTACAGAAACCTGGGACTTCCTTTCGAGGACCTTCTCAATGAGGGAAACGTCGGTCTTATAGAGGCGGCTCATCGTTATGATCATAAGAAGGGGACGAAATTCATCACATATGCCATCTGGTGGATCAGAAAATCTATTCTGAAAGCCCTATCCGAGCATGCCAGCCTGGTGAGAGTACCAAACTATCAGATGAAGAAGGTGAAAGAACTCAAGGATACGGAAAAAACTCTTAGGAAGGCACTGGGAAGAAAGCCCAAGAGGGAAGAAATCTCGGAGCATCTAGAAAGGTCCATCTCGAAGATCGATGAAATCTTGAAGTTGACCCTTAAAGAGATCTCTCTTGACGAGAAGATCGGGAAAGATAAAGATACTGCAATATCTGATTATCTTGTAGATAGTGCCTTTATCGATCCGGAAGAGGATCTCATCAAACGTGAAAACAACCACCTCGTGAAAGCGGCATTAGACTTTTTGAGCGAACAGGAACGCATCGTCGTGACGAACAGATTCGGCTTGAATGGGGGCAAGATTCTGACGCTCAAAGAGATCGGCGAGATGATGAACATCAGCAGGGAGAGGGTCCGCCAGATCGAATCCCAGGCTAAGGCGAGACTGAAGAAGGCTTTCGCCAAAAACAGGATCATCAAATCACCTCCCAAGGATAAATTCCCGGCTAAGATCATGGAAAGCCTCTCCACTCCAAGGAAGTGA
- a CDS encoding ATP-binding protein: MCASEHESERNQSSQNEQAGNPSEWKRDYSELERQIDDRTLELSLLYDLSRSMNSSLSLDEFLRSILEAIHRISEADLSLIILSFEDRPVIYYYLSHLVEGRELKEIGKSAISLFHDLSGRKVRNEKTVVFRSRDYLPESYYGQSSLQIIHHMPIFRRSLSVGLMAVCSSQRRILNENRIRLLDTVSNQASATLDRFISSLESEQSRFRSVVNSMTEGVVLTDLSGHLLMTNPAADSILFRLRLDRDQGFANSFHDKDLVRSLSDLRKNRIRSLSHEITFHNYQTILNVTASAVLDADERVTGIVWVLSDITRQRQLHEQMMQAEKLSALGEMISGIAHELNNPLTSVMGYAQLLQNASVPKEVKKKLEVINSESKRCQRIVQNLLTFARKYKIEKKWFDLNGAIESVLQIISYQLRVSSIEVKKNYPQDLPRVMGDVHQIQQVLLNIFNNAMQALLEVKRKRKIMIKADFSDGKVLIEIKDNGPGIRKENISKIFDPFFTTKEPGKGTGLGLSIARTTIREHRGEINVVSNVDEGTSFLITLPAAGGVRDKDQNARLPARIDRIPAGKKILIVDDEIEIFHFIEEVLREDGHQVNFASDGRMAVKELKGSAYDLIISDFKMPRMDGKEFFSRVSRKFPHLKDRFIFMTGDTANPATSEFLEKKKVRFILKPFDLEEIRKAIRETFQES, translated from the coding sequence ATGTGCGCTTCAGAACACGAAAGCGAAAGGAACCAGTCCTCCCAGAATGAGCAAGCCGGAAATCCTTCCGAATGGAAGAGAGATTATTCGGAACTTGAAAGACAGATCGATGATAGGACGCTTGAACTCTCGCTTCTATACGATCTCAGCAGGTCCATGAACAGTTCGCTGAGCCTTGATGAATTTCTGAGATCGATCCTAGAGGCCATCCACAGGATTTCCGAAGCGGATCTTTCCCTGATCATCCTCTCTTTTGAAGACCGCCCAGTGATCTATTACTATCTTTCGCATCTCGTCGAGGGAAGGGAACTCAAAGAGATAGGAAAGTCTGCAATTTCTCTATTTCACGACCTCTCGGGAAGGAAAGTCAGAAACGAAAAAACGGTTGTCTTTCGATCGAGGGATTATCTCCCCGAATCTTATTATGGTCAAAGTTCTCTACAAATCATCCATCACATGCCCATTTTCAGGAGGAGTCTCTCCGTTGGATTGATGGCTGTCTGCTCCTCGCAGAGAAGAATACTCAACGAAAACAGGATCAGGCTTTTGGATACTGTTTCCAATCAGGCATCAGCGACGCTGGACAGATTCATCTCCTCCCTGGAAAGCGAACAAAGTCGGTTCCGCTCAGTGGTCAACTCCATGACGGAAGGAGTCGTGCTGACTGATCTCTCAGGCCACCTCCTGATGACCAATCCAGCAGCGGATAGCATCCTCTTCAGATTGAGACTGGATAGAGATCAGGGATTTGCTAATAGCTTCCATGATAAAGACCTTGTCCGTTCTCTATCAGATCTCAGGAAGAACAGGATTCGCTCTCTGAGTCATGAAATAACCTTCCACAATTATCAGACGATTCTCAACGTCACTGCATCTGCCGTTCTGGACGCCGATGAGAGGGTCACCGGTATCGTCTGGGTCCTATCCGATATTACCAGGCAGAGACAGCTTCATGAGCAGATGATGCAGGCCGAGAAGCTCTCCGCCCTAGGAGAGATGATCTCCGGGATCGCCCATGAGTTGAATAATCCTCTAACATCCGTTATGGGATACGCGCAGCTCCTGCAGAACGCCAGTGTGCCGAAAGAAGTCAAGAAGAAGCTGGAGGTCATAAACAGCGAATCGAAGCGATGCCAGAGGATTGTCCAGAACCTTCTCACCTTTGCGAGAAAATATAAGATCGAAAAGAAGTGGTTCGACCTGAATGGCGCTATTGAATCTGTGCTCCAGATCATCTCCTATCAGCTCCGGGTCAGCAGCATAGAAGTGAAGAAAAACTATCCCCAGGATCTACCGAGAGTGATGGGGGATGTCCACCAGATCCAGCAGGTCTTGTTGAACATATTCAATAACGCGATGCAAGCCCTGCTCGAGGTCAAGAGGAAACGGAAAATCATGATAAAGGCGGATTTTTCTGACGGGAAGGTCCTCATCGAGATCAAAGACAATGGTCCCGGGATCCGCAAAGAGAATATCTCAAAGATCTTCGATCCTTTCTTTACAACGAAAGAACCAGGTAAAGGAACCGGACTTGGCCTGAGTATCGCCAGAACGACGATCAGAGAGCATCGCGGAGAAATAAACGTTGTTAGCAATGTAGATGAAGGGACATCGTTCCTCATCACGCTGCCGGCTGCCGGCGGTGTAAGAGACAAGGATCAGAATGCCAGACTTCCCGCCCGGATTGACAGAATTCCCGCCGGGAAGAAGATTCTCATTGTCGATGATGAAATAGAGATCTTTCATTTCATCGAGGAGGTGCTCAGGGAGGATGGACACCAGGTAAACTTTGCCAGCGATGGGAGGATGGCTGTCAAAGAGTTGAAAGGATCGGCGTATGACCTGATCATTTCCGATTTCAAAATGCCCCGTATGGATGGTAAGGAGTTCTTCTCACGGGTCAGCAGGAAGTTCCCGCATTTGAAGGATAGATTCATTTTTATGACCGGAGATACAGCCAATCCTGCGACCAGCGAATTTCTTGAAAAGAAGAAAGTGAGATTCATCCTCAAGCCATTCGACCTTGAGGAGATCAGGAAAGCAATTAGAGAAACTTTCCAGGAATCCTGA
- a CDS encoding glucose-6-phosphate isomerase (catalyzes the formation of D-fructose 6-phosphate from D-glucose 6-phosphate), which yields MTRDLSFCYSGSLKQFLPSGGIERRHMKRFIRDCRPLAGSLKVEMETGEIEFLNHIRHSRAKREWEPLSEKWRRKSAGMIVIGIGGSSLGARAIYEALRPFRDEGLRNLFFFENVDPEAAFMMLKKLDLSRMVINVVTKSGKTIETIANLLLILDRLKKRQGKGYSSRIAITTADQNGDLAEFARSNRIPIIPLNENEVGRYSVLGPAGLLPLRYAGLDIQMLISGAKKMLRRCMNLDDPEQNPAFVYASIKRMLDLRGKSIEVIFSYSSLLGPLLAWYAQLLAESSGKRISIEGRVVNEGQTPISAIGTLDQHSLLQLLLEGKKDKIVTFWEIERFRRELRIPEEKSFKGSFQHIQGKTLGEVLHAEKVGTEYSLRRAGVPCLTISIPVIDEFNLGQIIAFLEMQVFFYCRMAKVNPFGQPGVELGKKVAIEVLSTTLTSGAASKLKKAHGVKEDFKL from the coding sequence ATGACTCGCGATCTTTCATTCTGCTACTCAGGTTCACTGAAGCAGTTCCTTCCGTCCGGTGGTATCGAACGGCGGCATATGAAGCGCTTCATCAGAGACTGCAGACCGCTAGCGGGATCATTGAAGGTTGAGATGGAAACGGGGGAGATCGAGTTCCTCAATCATATCCGCCATTCTCGCGCAAAGAGAGAATGGGAGCCCCTTTCTGAAAAATGGAGAAGAAAAAGCGCTGGGATGATCGTCATTGGAATCGGCGGCTCCTCGCTTGGTGCCAGAGCCATCTACGAAGCTCTTAGGCCCTTCAGGGATGAAGGACTGAGAAACCTTTTCTTCTTCGAGAATGTGGATCCAGAAGCGGCTTTCATGATGCTCAAGAAGCTGGATCTATCCAGGATGGTCATAAATGTCGTAACCAAATCGGGAAAGACGATAGAGACCATAGCCAACCTATTACTGATACTTGACAGGCTGAAGAAGAGACAAGGAAAGGGCTATTCTTCACGGATAGCCATCACAACGGCCGATCAGAATGGCGATCTTGCGGAGTTTGCGCGGAGCAACAGGATTCCCATCATTCCCCTCAATGAGAATGAGGTGGGAAGATACTCTGTACTGGGGCCTGCCGGGCTTTTACCCCTTCGATATGCAGGGCTCGATATTCAGATGCTCATTTCTGGAGCGAAAAAGATGCTGCGTCGATGCATGAACCTGGATGATCCCGAACAAAACCCTGCCTTTGTTTACGCTTCAATCAAGAGAATGCTGGACCTCCGAGGGAAGAGCATCGAGGTTATCTTCTCATATTCTTCGCTTCTGGGACCGCTTCTCGCCTGGTATGCTCAGTTGCTTGCAGAGAGTAGCGGCAAAAGAATCAGTATCGAGGGGAGAGTGGTCAATGAAGGACAGACTCCCATATCGGCAATCGGGACACTTGACCAGCATTCCCTGCTTCAACTCCTCCTGGAAGGGAAAAAAGATAAAATCGTTACATTCTGGGAGATTGAGAGATTCCGAAGGGAGTTGAGAATCCCGGAAGAGAAGAGCTTTAAAGGATCCTTCCAGCACATTCAGGGAAAAACGCTGGGAGAGGTCCTGCATGCAGAGAAGGTGGGAACAGAATATTCTCTTCGCAGGGCTGGAGTTCCATGTCTCACGATCAGCATTCCCGTAATCGATGAGTTCAATCTCGGCCAGATCATCGCTTTCCTCGAGATGCAGGTCTTCTTCTACTGCCGGATGGCTAAGGTCAATCCCTTCGGTCAACCAGGAGTCGAACTGGGGAAAAAGGTCGCCATAGAGGTTCTTTCGACAACGCTAACTTCCGGAGCTGCCTCGAAGCTAAAGAAGGCTCATGGTGTTAAAGAGGATTTTAAGCTCTGA